A window of Ictidomys tridecemlineatus isolate mIctTri1 chromosome 15, mIctTri1.hap1, whole genome shotgun sequence contains these coding sequences:
- the LOC144370701 gene encoding sialic acid-binding Ig-like lectin 13: protein MLLLLLLLPLLRGCGRVEGQGGYDLPGYTLQVPREVTVQEGLCVHVPCQFSYPWSSWTNRDPAHGYWFRRRDKSTDAPVATNNPDRKVREETQGRFQLLGDPRTDNCSLSIRDARKTDAGSYYFRVERGHLKYSYLNDMVSVQVTALTPDILVPGTLESGRPSDLTCSVPWACEQGTPPTFSWEGPSVSSLGPNITHSSVLTLTPRPQDHGTNLTCQVTLPGALVTRTKTVHLNVSYSPQNLSVTVSPGAGPESTTLGNGSSLSVLEGQSLRLLCVVDSHPPARLSWSWGNLTQYPWQTMDPGVLELSAEHLRGGGEFTCHAQNPLGSQHISLSLSPQRRPGPMAQVVLVAIGEVAVKILLLGLCLILLRVRSPRKRAARPAMGEELGNAVTR from the exons atgctgctgctgctgctgctgctgcccctgcTGCGGGGCTGTGGGCGGGTGGAGGGCCAGGGGGGTTATGACCTGCCGGGTTACACCCTGCAGGTGCCCAGGGAGGTGACAGTGCAGGAGGGCCTGTGTGTCCATGTGCCCTGCCAATTCTCCTACCCCTGGAGCAGCTGGACTAACAGGGACCCAGCTCATGGCTACTGGTTCCGGCGACGGGACAAGAGCACGGATGCTCCAGTGGCCACCAACAACCCTGACAGGAAGGTGCGGGAGGAGACCCAGGGCCGGTTCCAGCTCCTTGGGGACCCAAGAACCGACAACTGCTCCCTGAGCATCAGAGACGCCAGGAAGACAGACGCAGGGTCCTACTACTTTCGGGTGGAGAGAGGACACTTGAAATACAGTTACCTAAATGACATGGTCTCAGTTCAAGTGACAG CCCTGACCCCTGACATCCTCGTCCCTGGGACCCTGGAGTCTGGCCGTCCCAGCGACCTGACCTGCTCTGTGCCCTGGGCCTGTGAGCAGGGGACGCCCCCCACCTTCTCCTGGGAAGGGCCCTCTGTGTCCTCCCTGGGCCCCAACATCACCCACTCCTCGGTGCTCACCCTCACCCCGCGGCCCCAGGACCATGGCACCAACCTCACCTGCCAGGTGACCCTTCCTGGGGCCCTTGTGACCAGGACAAAGACCGTCCACCTGAACGTCTCAT ACTCTCCACAGAACCTGAGTGTAACTGTGTCCCCAGGAGCTGGCCCAG AATCTACAACCCTGGGGAATGGCTCATCTCTTTCCGTCCTGGAGGGTCAATCTCTGCGTCTGCTCTGTGTCGTCGACAGCCATCCCCCTGCCAGGCTGAGCTGGTCCTGGGGGAACCTGACTCAGTATCCCTGGCAGACCATGGACCCTGGGGTGCTGGAGCTGTCTGCAGAGCACCTCAGGGGTGGAGGGGAATTCACCTGCCATGCGCAGAACCCTCTGGGCTCCCAGCACATCTCCCTGAGCCTGTCACCGCAGA GGAGGCCAGGGCCCATGGCCCAGGTGGTCCTGGTGGCCATCGGGGAGGTGGCTGTCAAGATCCTGCTCCTCGGCCTCTGCCTCATCTTGCTCAG AGTGAGGTCCCCCAGGAAGAGGGCAGCTAGGCCAGCAATGGGCGAGGAGCTTGGAAACGCTGTCACCAGGTAG